A window of Adhaeribacter arboris genomic DNA:
TAAATAAGTTTTCGGGTTTAGTATAAATTATTCGTTATAAGAGTTTCTAATCAGTTTATATAAGTTAACAGTTTTGTGGAATATTTAGGAAGTTTACGCATACTATTAGACTTATGCAAGTATTATTGTAATTAATTATAGTTTCTTTATAATATATTAAATAATAGAAGTAAATAAGTTGAATTTTGATGGTTGAAGCTCAGTTATTTATGACTACTTGCGGTACGGTTTTTAGAACCAAAAGGAAGCTTTGCGGAAATAAAATTTTTCAATTATCTACTTTTCTATTTATCGTATGATAGGGGGAAAACCTTCTGACTGATTATATTAATTGTATTCTATATTTATTGCAGAATTGCTATTAAGCTAAAATTTTATATTAATCCTATTTTATTTTCTTCGCTTGCCTTACTATTTACGCGTAGTTTTAGCCCAGCTTTTCCTTTTAAGCTAAGGCAAATACCAATTTAATGGGCCGATTTAGTTGTAAAAGTTTTGGTGTAGTTTTTCGCCGGAATGCTTACCGTATATTTCTTTCCGTTTGGTTCTACCGTCATTTTTATAAAATTGGCCTGGCAGTTTTCTTTTAGGTTGGCAATAAAATCAGGGCTGGTATTATAGAGCGAATCGGCGCGCACATTTTTGTGAAGCTGAAAGCTTGCTTGCAAGGAGGGAATACTTTTTAAAGTAGCCACGGTTTCGGGTCCACAACCTTTGCGCGGACCGTTGTTCATAATGGCTACTACTGGGGCTAAAGTTTTCACGAGCGCGGGGTTATTACTCTGATCCAAGCCATGGTGATTTACCTGGTAAACATCCACGGTGCCCACTAAATTTTCCGGACATACCAAAGTTTTCTCCACGTTCCAGGTTAGATCGCCCCCGTCAAAAAAGCGGAACGGACCATAATCCAGTACTAGCACGGTACTATTGGCATTGTCGGAGGTATCAGTTGGCTTATCCGTTACTTCGCAATTAACGTTTAAGGATTTAGACTTACTTATGGGAGTAAAATTTTTGTTAAAACCTAATAAACGGAGGCTCAATTTAGAAAAGCCCGCGGGCAAATTTTTCAGATTTAGGAATTGGTTTGGCTGCAATGGCGATCGTTTTTTCACTATCATGTCGCGGTACGGCTGAATGCGGCTGGCAAACTCTTTATCTTCCCGCAACCTATCCGGAATGCCTTTATCGTGCGCTTCTATAAGAGGTAGTTTTTTTGCTAATGCCGCTGCCCCACCGTAATGATCGATGTGCCAGTGGGTAGTTATTAAATGGTCAATTTGATTTAATCCGGCTACTTCTTTTGCAACGTGGTAAATTCTATCGGCATCGCGGTTCCCGGGGTTGCCCGAATCTATCAGCACCGACTCGCCGGCGGGGGTTACAATTAAAGTAGCAGCGCCTCCTTCTACGTCTATCCAATAAAAAGTTAAATTTTGTTCTTGTTTTTTATTCTTACCAGGGTCTAAACCGCCCGCCAGATTAGTAGCCGCAAGCGCCATTGGTTTAGGCGAAGAACAAATTTGGAGCGGCAAAGCAATTAAAGCCAAGCCTAAAAATCGGGAAACAGCTTTCTTCATAACTAAGCGGCGCACTTTATGTAACACATGTATCAAGGTATTAGATATTAGCAGAAAATCCTATATAGTTAACCCGATTAAGAACCTGCTAATGCTTTTCCTACTAATCGTTGAGCTTCTCCGGACATAGGTAAAGTAAGAGCTATTTGCTGACCGCGCGGAGTCATCTTACGCCAGGTTTTTTGCACAATATCCACTACTTTTTCTTCTTCGTGCTGACGGGCAAAGTCGAGGAAATAATTTTCCAGAAATACCAAACAAACAATATCTTCCAGCAATTGAACTTCGGGGTCAATCTTTAACTGCCGCTTTAAAACCAGAAACTGAACCCTTTCGATAATTTCCGGGTCGTAACCCACTTCCTGCAATACCTGACTGGCCAAATCGGCGTGGTACTTCCGCAAGGTATTACGCCATTTATTATAACCCGCTAAATCCATAGCATAGTCGCGGCGCGGAATAGTCCAGCGGCGTAGGTGCTGGCACCGTGCGGCTAGCTGCAAGGCCTCTGAAGGATTAGGCTCTACTTGAAACAACCAGTCCGTCATGCGCTGAGCATACAATAATTCTTTGGGGTAAATTTTATCCTTGTAAACTTCCGTATTTGGATCTTCGCTGTTTAAGGCATCAAAACGGGCAATGGCCGCGTTAAACCGCTGTTGGTCCGTGCGCATAAATAATATTTAAAGTTTATTCGTTAAAGTTAATTATTTTCCGGTAATCGCTGTTAGCGTGGTAGTACAAACCTGCCTTTGGTTTAGGAATAAGTTTGTATTTTTGTGAGGCATGTTACGAAATACCCCTACCCTTCTTACCAGTAAATTAATCCTCGGCGTTGACCCGGGCACCAATGTAATGGGTTACAGCATTATTGAGGTAAATGGTTCTAAAGTGAAAGTACTGGAGTACGATGCTCTTTCGTTTAAAAATGCCCCCAATCATGCCGTTAAATTAAAGCGTATTTTTGATAACACTATCTTACTAATCCAAAAATACCTGCCCGATGAAATGGCTATTGAAGCTCAGTTTTATTCGAATAACGTGCAAAGCATGTTGAAACTGGGCCGGGCCCAGGGGGTAGCCATTGCCGCCGCTTTATCCCGCGACATTCCGTACGTGGAATATGCCCCCAAACGGATAAAACAATCTATCACCGGGAACGGGAATGCTTCAAAAGAACAAGTAGCGCTCATGTTAGGCCAAATTTTAAAATTGCCCACCGACTCTCCTAAATTGTTTGATGCTACCGATGCTTTGGCCGTAGCTATGTGCCATCATTATCAGAAAGGCATTAACACCCAGGCCGGTACCAAATCCTGGAAAAGCTTTATTACCGACAATCCCGGGCGAGTAAAGTAGATTTAAATTTTTGTTCAAATTCCGAATTTTACTTCACGCCTGAAATGAAAAAGCCTGGCTGAAAATTCATTTCCAACCAGGCACTAATCTTAAAGAAACAAATCAGCAATCCTTAGCTAATTAATTTTAGCCTTTTACATTGCTTTTATTTTGTAAAAATAATTTTGGTGGTTTGGGTTTTGGCAGGAGTATGTAGGCGCAGCAAGTACAAGCCAGCCGCTTGCTGGACTGAAGGCTGCCATTGGAATTGGTAGTTTTTCCCCGCTTCCGCTTGCCCCTGAAACAAAGTTGTTACTCTCTGCCCCTGGCTATTGTACACTTGCAGGCTGACTGGCCCGGATTCGGTTAGAGCCAGGCTCACCTGCAGGTGCTCCGTGAACGGATTCGGTCGTACTTGTAAGCGGGTTTCTGTGCTTTCCCTCACATTTATGCGAGCAACTGTACTCTCCCGGTTGGCCGTAACGGCAGTGGTTTCTTCGACTGCCGGAGCTTCCTGGCCAGAAAGGGCTACTTGCACCAACCAGTAATCCTGCTTTCCCTGACTCGGCTGGCTTTTATCCCCGCTGATGCCCGATTCAGTGCGTCCTCCGAGTAAATACCCGCCTTCCGGCGTGGCTACCAGGTTGCGCAGCTCTTCGATGCCTACTCCACCGTACCGCTGGTCCCATTGCTTATTGCCATTGCTACTGATTTTAACAATCCAGTAATCCGTACTGCCTCTGCTGTTCTGACTTTTATGCCCGCTGCGGGGTGAATCAGATTTACCGCCCAGCAAATACCCTCCATCCCTGGTCCGGATCACCGAACGCAACTCATCGTCGAGGCTGCCACCAAAGCGCCGGTCCCAGAGTTTTTCTCCCTCACCGTTGATGACGACTAGCCAGTAATCTTTTCCGCCCTGGCTCGCTTGGCTCTTATCGCCGCTTAGGCCCGAATGACTATACCCGCCTAAATAAAAGGAGCCGTTCGACAATCGTCCCATCGAAAACAGATGGTCTTTATCGCTACCGCCAAAACGGCGGTCCCAGATTTTGTTTCCCGCTTCGTCCAGGCGCACCACCCAGTAGTCTTCTCCGCCCCGGCTTAACTGACTGCGATCGCCGCTTAAACCCGATGCCGAAGCTCCTCCCAAGAGGTAGCCTCCGTCGGGGGTCAGGGTAAAGTTTTCCAGGTTGTCGTTGAGATTGCCGCCAAAGCGCCGGTCCCAGAGCTTAGTACCGGCCGCATTAATTTTGATTACCCAGTAGTCCCGCCCACCTTGGGAGCCTTGCGTTTTATCGCCGCTGGCCGGGGAAGAGCTGTAGCCCGCTACGAAGTACTCGCCCGTGGGTAGTTGACTGATTTTACTTAGCTCATCGTAGCTGCTGCCCCCATAGCGTTTGTCCCATTGCTTGGTTCCGGTGCTGTTGATTTTCACCAACCAGTAATCCCGATCGCCCCGGCTGTTTTGGGTTTTATCCCCGCCGCTGGGCGAATCGGAACTTCCCCCTAAAAGATAGCCGCCGTCGAGAGTGGGAATTAAGCGATTGAGGTAGTCGTTACCGGTTCCGCCATAGCGTTTGTCCCATTGTTTGTTGCCTTGCGCATCGATTTTGACGATCCAATAATCAATGCTGCCGCGGCTGGGCTGGCTCTTGTCGCCGGTATCTTCGGAATCGGTGTACCCCCAATGAGGTACCCGCCATCGGTGGTTCGGATAAGGTCGGTATAACTATCCCGACCCGAACCTCCATAGCGCTTGTCCCAGGCGGCATAGATGGAGGGATTCGTAATGGTAATGATATAATCTTCCGTTTCCCCGTAGTCAAATTCAGTACAGGATTGATCGCTGGTAACTTCGGTAGCAAAATGCGAGCGAACCCGCAACCGGTGCTGGCCAGCCGTAGCGCTGGCCGGAATAACAACTCTACCGGTATAATCATCGGAGACAATCGGCGAACTAAACACAAATTCTCCGGGATCATCAAAATCATTATCGCTATTATAATCAATCCACGCCCCAAAGCCTTGCTCAAAATCACCGGTGAGGGAAGCCTGTACGGTAATAGGATAGGCCTGGTCGCGGGTTACAGTAGTCGTATATTTTCCGGTGGGAGCATAACTACTATAGCCATTGCCTTGGGCATCGCACCCCGAAGCATTATTAGATAAAGTATTAAAATTAAAACTCTGAATAATATTTAAATCATCGCAGCCATACGTAATTACCGGAATGCAATTTACTTCTTGGAGTTTTACCAGCCAATAATCAACCAGGCCTTTTTTCGCCCCACTTTTATCATTCCCCATTCCGGAATCAGACCACCCGCCCAATAAAACTTCGCCGGATTTAGTAGCCAGAATACTAGTTAAATAATCTCTACCCGCACCCGAAATATACTTTTCCCAAATGGTATTACCAGAACTGTTTACTTTTGCTACCCAATAATCATCTACGTCATTGGTTTCATCGGTAGGATTACCGCCGCCCGCTAAAAATCCACCATCGGAAGTAGGAATTAAAGAAGTAACGACGTGACTGGTACCGTTCAGAACTTTATCTAAAATTTTATTACCATTACTATCTATTTTAACTAACCAATATTCGCCAATACCCACTTCAAACCAACCTTGGGTATCGGTTTTATCGCCTTCCGGAAAAGAATAAGAGAGGCCGCCTAATAAATAACTGCCATCAGCGGTAGCGACTAAAGCTTCGAGGTCGTCCGAAGATTTACCCCCAAACCGTTTATCCCAGATTTTATTTCCGGTACTGTTAATTTTTACGACCCAATAATCTGCCTGAGCCCCTCCCCAAACTGGTTCACTTTTATCACCTCCTACGCCGGAGCTCGATGATCCGGCTAATAAATAATGGCCATCCGGAGTAATTACCAAGGATTTAAATACATCGTTCCCCGAGCCGCCAAAGCGTTTATCCCAGATTTTATTGCCATCTTCATCAATTTTTAAAATCCAATAATCATTACCTCCCCGGCTCGCCTGAGTTTTATCGCCGTTTAATCCCGAATTAGAATAGCCGCCCAGAATAAATCCACCTCCGGGAGTTGCCACCAGCGCTTTCAGCACATCGTTGCCGCTACCGCCATACCGTTGATCCCACAATTTGGTGCCGTCGGCATTAATTTTTATTATCCAGAAATCCTGGCCTCCTCGGCCCGCCTGCGTTACATCACCACTAAAACCCGAGGATGATGTACCACCTAGTACATAACCGCCGTCGGAGGTATTAACTACTACCTGCAAGTTTTCTTCACCGGAACCACCGTAGCGTTTATCCCAAAGTTTATTACCTCTGGTATTCGTACTTACTAGCCAAAAATCATAACTTCCCCGGCGTCCCTGGGTTTTATCATTCCCCATGCTAGAGTTTGATCGTCCACCCAGTAAATAGCCATTATTGGTAGTAATCACGCTTTGCAGGTAAGAGGAGCCGTACGTTTGCGTACTGGTGTTTGTAATTACTCCTCCATACGTCTGGTCCCATTCTTTACTTTGCGCGTATGCTCCCCTCGCTAAATAAATGGTAAGCAGAAGCGTAATAGCGAGCCCGCGACGCCAGTAACTTAAAGTAGCTAAAAAAGAGAAAAGCATTTGGATACGGTGAAAAGTTACTTTCATACAGTTTGAGTTAAAAGTTAAGTTTACTAACAGATAAACATCAAAAAGAAAACCGCTCCGGTTAAAGCTTTATTTAACTTGTTAACAACTAGTAACCGCGGGTAAGTAGCCAGTTAAATACTTGGTGTAAAATAACTTAGTAAAAATTTTTAATCTATTGGCCTTTTAGCAAACGTAACCGGCAGTATAATTAACTGTTACTAAAAACTAAAACAAGATAAACGTTACCGGGCAGCCGGAAGAAGAGAACGACACTACTATTCTCTTAGCGAAGATTCTGAAAATGTTGTAGCCGGATTACTTAAAGTGATAAAGTAATTTAGTTTCAATAGCAACTTTAACTTATCGGGCAGTTAATTTTGGTAATATAAAGCTAAGCAAGCAATAATACAATACGGAAAATCAATT
This region includes:
- a CDS encoding ComEC/Rec2 family competence protein → MKKAVSRFLGLALIALPLQICSSPKPMALAATNLAGGLDPGKNKKQEQNLTFYWIDVEGGAATLIVTPAGESVLIDSGNPGNRDADRIYHVAKEVAGLNQIDHLITTHWHIDHYGGAAALAKKLPLIEAHDKGIPDRLREDKEFASRIQPYRDMIVKKRSPLQPNQFLNLKNLPAGFSKLSLRLLGFNKNFTPISKSKSLNVNCEVTDKPTDTSDNANSTVLVLDYGPFRFFDGGDLTWNVEKTLVCPENLVGTVDVYQVNHHGLDQSNNPALVKTLAPVVAIMNNGPRKGCGPETVATLKSIPSLQASFQLHKNVRADSLYNTSPDFIANLKENCQANFIKMTVEPNGKKYTVSIPAKNYTKTFTTKSAH
- a CDS encoding DUF4202 domain-containing protein, translated to MRTDQQRFNAAIARFDALNSEDPNTEVYKDKIYPKELLYAQRMTDWLFQVEPNPSEALQLAARCQHLRRWTIPRRDYAMDLAGYNKWRNTLRKYHADLASQVLQEVGYDPEIIERVQFLVLKRQLKIDPEVQLLEDIVCLVFLENYFLDFARQHEEEKVVDIVQKTWRKMTPRGQQIALTLPMSGEAQRLVGKALAGS
- the ruvC gene encoding crossover junction endodeoxyribonuclease RuvC — its product is MLRNTPTLLTSKLILGVDPGTNVMGYSIIEVNGSKVKVLEYDALSFKNAPNHAVKLKRIFDNTILLIQKYLPDEMAIEAQFYSNNVQSMLKLGRAQGVAIAAALSRDIPYVEYAPKRIKQSITGNGNASKEQVALMLGQILKLPTDSPKLFDATDALAVAMCHHYQKGINTQAGTKSWKSFITDNPGRVK
- a CDS encoding T9SS type A sorting domain-containing protein codes for the protein MKINSTGTKQWDKRYGGSSYDELSKISQLPTGEYFVAGYSSSPASGDKTQGSQGGRDYWVIKINAAGTKLWDRRFGGNLNDNLENFTLTPDGGYLLGGASASGLSGDRSQLSRGGEDYWVVRLDEAGNKIWDRRFGGSDKDHLFSMGRLSNGSFYLGGYSHSGLSGDKSQASQGGKDYWLVVINGEGEKLWDRRFGGSLDDELRSVIRTRDGGYLLGGKSDSPRSGHKSQNSRGSTDYWIVKISSNGNKQWDQRYGGVGIEELRNLVATPEGGYLLGGRTESGISGDKSQPSQGKQDYWLVQVALSGQEAPAVEETTAVTANRESTVARINVRESTETRLQVRPNPFTEHLQVSLALTESGPVSLQVYNSQGQRVTTLFQGQAEAGKNYQFQWQPSVQQAAGLYLLRLHTPAKTQTTKIIFTK
- a CDS encoding GEVED domain-containing protein, producing MKVTFHRIQMLFSFLATLSYWRRGLAITLLLTIYLARGAYAQSKEWDQTYGGVITNTSTQTYGSSYLQSVITTNNGYLLGGRSNSSMGNDKTQGRRGSYDFWLVSTNTRGNKLWDKRYGGSGEENLQVVVNTSDGGYVLGGTSSSGFSGDVTQAGRGGQDFWIIKINADGTKLWDQRYGGSGNDVLKALVATPGGGFILGGYSNSGLNGDKTQASRGGNDYWILKIDEDGNKIWDKRFGGSGNDVFKSLVITPDGHYLLAGSSSSGVGGDKSEPVWGGAQADYWVVKINSTGNKIWDKRFGGKSSDDLEALVATADGSYLLGGLSYSFPEGDKTDTQGWFEVGIGEYWLVKIDSNGNKILDKVLNGTSHVVTSLIPTSDGGFLAGGGNPTDETNDVDDYWVAKVNSSGNTIWEKYISGAGRDYLTSILATKSGEVLLGGWSDSGMGNDKSGAKKGLVDYWLVKLQEVNCIPVITYGCDDLNIIQSFNFNTLSNNASGCDAQGNGYSSYAPTGKYTTTVTRDQAYPITVQASLTGDFEQGFGAWIDYNSDNDFDDPGEFVFSSPIVSDDYTGRVVIPASATAGQHRLRVRSHFATEVTSDQSCTEFDYGETEDYIITITNPSIYAAWDKRYGGSGRDSYTDLIRTTDGGYLIGGTPIPKIPATRASPAAAALIIGSSKSMRKATNNGTNAMAEPVTTTSIA